CTGCTCGCCGATCAGATCCGCCTCGTACAGGTAGTGGACCAGCTGGGGCAGCTTGGCCCGCACCGTCTCGCTCGCCGGGCACATCTCCTCGAGCGCCTTCAGGCAGTCCATCATCGCGTCCCGGTCGCGGATGTAGTTGCGAAACACGACGCCGAAGTAGGCGAGCAGCCGGCGCAGCGTGCCGACCGTGTTCGTCGCCACGCCGTCCTGCTGCAGCATGATCTGCAGTATCGCCTTCACCACGTAGTAGTTGACCTCGCACAGCGCCATGTTGTACGCGTACCGGGACGAGTTGATCTCCAGTATGAGGTACTCGGCGTTGCTCTTCTCCGCCAGCCCCCGCTTGAGCGATTCCACCACCTCCGACAGGAAGATGTTCGCGTCCTCCGGCACCGGCGAGGCGGGCCCGCTGTCGCACTCCTCGTCGGACGGTTCGTACACGGAGGCGGGATAGCGCTCGGGCAGCGGTGCGATCGCGTGCGGCTGGTTCAGGGCCGGCTGGCCCGAACcgccctcctcctcgtccgaaTCGCTGTCCTCCTCGTCCAGCACCGGTATCGTGTACGCCCGGTCCGCTATCTTCTCCACCGGCGTGGTGCCCCACTCGTCGGCCGCCGGTTCGCtcgcctgcagcagcagcccgcccACCGTCAGCCCGTCCGGTATCTCCACGCCCTCACCGAGCACCGTGCCCGGTTCGATCGTACACCGGCTGCCCACCGTGACCGCCCGCTCCAGCACGCAGTGGCTCAGCACGGTCCCGTCGCCGACGGTGGCGCCCTCCAGCAGGAAGCTGTTCACGATGCGACAGTTGCGCCCGATGCGGCAGCCCCGCCCCACCACCGACTGGCGCAGATAGGTGCCCTCGCGGATCTCGCACTCCTCGCCCACCACCAGATCGCCGTCCAGCTCGCAGGACCGGCTCAGCCGCACGTTCCGGTGCCGGTACACGTTGTTGCGGTAGTGTTTGTACTGCTGCCGGAACTCGCTGATCGCCGTGTCCGGCACGAGCGGGTACACCCACCGGTTGATCACGTCCAGGCTGACCAGATGGTAGCTCTGCCAGTTGTTCACCCGCATCGCGTACTCCTCCCGCGCCAGCTTCGCCACGTAGATGCGGCTGTTCAGGATCTCCTCGTTGATCAGCACGCCCCGCACGAAGTCGTCGCGCGTCAGAAAGTCAAAGTTGTCCGCGAACAGGGGCAGGGCCGCCTGGCTGCAGACGGCTATCTGCGGATCGAGCAGCCCGTGGCAGACGGCCACGTCCCGGTTGGCCAGGAACAGGTCCAGCGGCAGCTCGAACGAGCGCTCCCGCTCGTGCTGGGCCAGCCGCTGATGGTAGAGCAGCCGGCGGGTGGTCGGATCGTGCGCCACCAGCACCTCGTTGCCGGTGCGCATCCGCCGCAGGCCCTCCTTGTACACCACCGTCATGACCGCGCCCCGGTCCACCTTCGCCAGCCGCTTGTGCTCCTCGAGCAGGGCCGCCAGGTCCGCGTTCGTGACGCTCTCCacgccgagcagcagcacgctgCCCCGGATCGTGTTGCGCGCGTCCAGGTCGCGGATCGCCTCGCCGATGCTGCGGCACGCTTCCGAGCTGATGATCGACACCCGCATGCCGGTCGACCAGGTGCACCGGGCGGCCTGCCGGTCGGCGATGTGCCGCTTCACCTGATCGATGTGGCTGCTGCAGAACACTATCACCTCCTCCACCCCATTACGGTTGAGCGTTTCGAGCGTGTACTCGATCAGCGGCACATTGGCGACTGGCAGCAGGGCCTACTCGGAGGAACGGAACGGCCACAGCCggacagagagatagagagagagcaaacgTGAAGCTCGGTGCGTGACGGCGAGTGATGCAATTTCGTGCGTGGCACTTACCAGCGGTTTCGTGGACGTGAACGGTTGAAAGTTGTCATTGTACGAGTCGGCTATCACGATCGCCTGTACGATTTCCTTGTTTTCGATGGCCTTCGCTTTGCTCATGCTGTGAACCCGCGGCACACCGGAACAGTCGATTGTCGGATTGTATCAAGACCCTTCCCCGACGGGGTTGTGGTGAACGTAAAGCGGTCTCGGGTGGTGGGAAGCGAGCGTGTACGATATTTTGGCAGCTTGCGACCACCCAGCTGACAAGCTTGTTAAGCGCACGATAACAAGTCGTTGGTAAGGTTTTAAGCACGGTTTAGGTAAAAGCGTTTAAAAAGCTAAACACAGGGTTTAGCAAGTCATTTTATAATGCCACAAGCCACAAGTGAAGTTaagtacagtctttccccgagttacgcgaatagtGCGTTCCAGGGACATTTGCGTAACTCGGATtttcgcgtaagtcgaatatcCCGTTTTTCAGCCGAAATATGAATGATAAAAAGTTAATTATGATACAATAtagtcattttttgtttttttattacttatttCATACAATCTATGTAGAAAATTCGGTTCTTTCATTATATTTTTAGCGATTTCAAACTTaagcaatttattttgaatttggcAATTATTAAAGGAAATTGTACAAATTCGACGTATGACCtgtaaaaactaaaaatttaCGTATCTCggattcgcgtaactcgagtgtcgctttactcggggaaagactgtaacgcatagaaaaaaaaaacgaaagctgcAGAGCTTCCATGGTTTGTCCAATGGCTGGCGTTTTataactcttttttttcttgctgtccTTTTCCTAAAATGTGTTTCGCCTAACTTCATCTAATGATGGCCTACATACCCTTCAAACACTCCGAGCAAAATTCTACAtcaatggtcgtgtggtcaggtTCTAGATATGGgggttctagttctagcgatgcatagcttcaatgcgaaaccatacagcagtacagagggaatgagaaagctctcaaaGCGAGGAAACCTCCACTGCGGTGAAGGGTTAAGTTGGTATAAATCCGgcgtcgactccgatccgcctccgataatttcggaaaggactccggaaggtaggtccggcCAGCATTATCaggagtcgtttggaatcgtctggagctgtccggagtcgcccggagtcgttcggagtcgtctggagtcgttcgaaatcttgcggagtcgtccggtatcggttggagtcggagtcgctcAGAGTCGGCCAAAGTCACCCTCTGCTAAAGGAACTCTTTTTAGAATCCCTTTAGGTTGATATCTTGAGCCGTTTAGAACcggtttagtggtcgtttagtggatttgtgttACTTGGGATGATGCTTCAAGTCAAGCTTTCATTGATTAACTAAAAATATTCGCAAAATTATTGTCATATTACCTTCAACTTTCTAGCAAAATTAAAAGTGATTAAATGTCGATTTGTCAGCTGGGaactatgtatttttttctcgtaTGTTCAAAAAGATTGTTGACGTTTGTTCTGACACATAATGTAAAGCTGTTTTATGAGGCAATTCTGTGAAAGGTTTGATTGCTATTTGGTATTTGTTAATTAATTGTTTGACCTACCTTCTGCTACACAAGTTCCGGCTCATTCCCAttcgcttgttgttgtttgttctcTAAAACTATCGGTAATAGTTTCTGGCGATAAAAGATTCGAATAAagataacataaaaaaacggcGAATCATACTAAAATAATCCTAACAGGAGCCAGAATAATATTACCGataattgtttgaaaaataaaccattttccaTGCTACACATGCTTTGTGACACACGGCACCGTTTCAGCACCCGAACCAACCACCGTAAACCGGCCCCGTTCGCCCAAGCAGCATCGCGCCGAGCAGCATCGGATCCGCTGGTCCGGGGACGGAAAGCTTCGACGGTGATTGGAAAGGTTGTTTGTGTTGGCCGAGACCGTGGCTCGCAGCAAACATTCAGggggaaaagaagaaacgGAACCAAAAGGCACGTCCTGGCCGAAGCGCAATCCTTACCGTAGCAAGGGCAGGTTTGCTGTGGTGTGCAAGCGGAAGTCATCGACCTTCGACAACCAGCCCCCCGGACCTGCTTCCTGCCCTTTGCAGGCGGCTTCTCGGGGCAAGTTGCCCTTTCTTCCAGCCGAGAGTGGCTCGCCAGTGGCAGTGTGGTCTTCCGCGCCACCCAAAAAGGGCAGCAAAGCGGGACGgcagcaagtgtgtgtgtgtgtgtgtgttcaatcGGTCGTgtggtggagctgctgctgcacgggtACGGAACGCATTGAAGCATTGAATTTTCCACTTCACGGATCGATGAAAAACCAACGGAACGGATTGCAGATTACGCGGAAGCTGGtcggtgctgttgttgcaatcGGCCCGTACTACCACCGCACACAGCGCGAGTGAGCCtgctgtgagtgtgtttgtgtttgcgctcgcgcgcgcgtgtgtatgtgtgtggctaTTTCTTGTACGTGCGTTTGGTGTGTCGAAGAAGGCAGACTCAAAAACAATACCGTTCAGTGTCCGTCGTGCTTGTTGCTGAGTTGCAGAAGACCGAAACCGGAACGGGAGCAGTGACCGTAGTGGTGTAGTGGTTCGGAATCGGTCCGGAAGGTGCACCAGCTACAAAGTTTCGCCCTCAGCAAGCTCAGTAACAGGTTTGGCAGTTCAAGGAAACTGCTTTTTGCCTTTGTTCCGGCAATTGTGAAACCCGATCGCGATCAACGTCAAACAATCAAAGCCGCAGTCGCTCCTCCCGGCCGTCCCCATGGCAACGGTCAATCTGAATCCGAACGGCTGCCCGGCGGCGACCCCGACCGCGGTCGGCTCCAGCACCTCCATCCACTCGATACAGGGGAAGGACCAGTGGGTGAAGCTGAACGTGGGCGGCACCTGTTTCCTCACCACCAAAACGACCCTCTCCCGCGATCCAAACTCGTTCCTGTCACGGCTCATCCAGGAGGACAGTGATCTCATCTCCGATCGGGTAATTGATCCCTcttttctatctctctgtctctctgtcacTTACAGCACGTTTTGCtaactctttctctctctctctcctactGCACGGATTGTTTTAGGACGAAACCGGTGCGTATCTGATCGATCGTGACCCGCGGTACTTTGCGCCGGTGCTGAACTACCTGCGCCACGGCAAGCTCGTGCTGGACGACGGCCTGTCGGAGGAGGGCGTGCTGGAGGAGGCCGAGTTCTACAACGTGACGCACCTGATCGGCCTGCTGAAGGACAACATTGCGCGGCGCGAGCAGCGGCCGGCGGCGGACAAGAAGCGCGTCTACCGGGTGCTGCAGTGCCAGGAGAACGAGCTGACGCAGATGGTGTCGACCATGTCGGACGGGTGGCGGTTCGAGCAGCTGATCAACATCGGCACGCAGTACAACTACGGCACGGAGGAGAACGCCGAGTTTCTGTGCGTGGTGTCGAAGGAGTGCGCCAACACGCTGATCGGGCGCGAGGTCGAGTCGAACGATCGGGCCAAGGTGCTGCAGCAGAAGGGTTCGCGGATGTAagatgggggggagggggggggatgagGCGGGTTTTGTTACAGAAATATTCTTCTTTGTAACCTTAATCGCGGGGTCTACGCGGAGCGGTTTGCCTAGACAAGTGAATGAAGCTCGCCGTCGgttgaaaacaatattataGATAGAAATTATGAATCATCCTCCTCGTGGTGTGGGAGGTAATGAAGAGGGAGGAGAGAAGGCGGCTTTGTGGACAATAGGAGCGACTGCGAATATTAAGAGAGAAATCCCGAATAGCATCGAGTTCGTGTTTTGAGCGCGCCCATTACAAATTAGGGAGAGTTTTTGAACCCACGGCAGGCATGGGTTTGGGAGGACTGCAAGCTACAAGCTCGTTGGCGAGCGAGTTGCCATTAACTTTGCACTTGTCGACCACGGACATAGTAATTAGCAGCAATTTGCATGCAAAGCACGCTACAACGCGAGGAGAGCCAGAAGGTTGGTTGCAACTCCCCTTTTTCACGTGTGATACACCGCGAATGAGCAATGGAAAGGAAGCGAGAGTGGCAATGTTCCGCTCCTAAGTTCCGTTCGGATCCTAGCCttacccacaaaaaaaaaaacagaattcCGGCAAACCCTCCTCGACCCTATGTCTCCCACGCCGCATCAGTTTCAGAGTCTCTCCCGTTAGACCCAGTTAGACAGCTTCATGGAGCAACATTTAGGTGCACAAGGGCAAACCCTAGACGCGCGGGTACGATTATGTCCCTGCGTAAAAGTTAAGAAAGAGGAACAGGgaaagaaagagggagagagagagggagagaaaagggGCGGAAATCGGTTCTAGCTTTAAGTTTTAGCGCATAAGACATCGTCGTGTTGACCGTCTGGAgcatatacatacacatataccCAACATATACACgccaaacacaaccacacacacacacacacacacacacatacacccaacGCAATATAGGATCGACCTACCACACAGTACGCCCCGAGCATCCCCCTTCTCACTTACCGGTGCGTGATCCGGCGAACGGGATGGTGTGACGAGCACATGATTGTTAGATTTTATAACGCAACCAACCAGCGACAACAAGCTGCTAGCGAATTGTCGCGTTTGTGTATTGTGCGGTTCAGCAATCTTCAGTTGCCCTAATGTGCCGCAGACCGAAGCCAGGTGGGCACAAAAGAAGCGTTAGAAATCGTGGATTCATCCACCTTAACTTTACCGTAAGTTTTCCACGCCACAttatagcacacacacacacacacacacacacacacacacacacacacacacacacacacacacacacacacacacacacacacacgtacaggcGCTTTGCaagcaaaaagagaagaaaaaaaaaacgcaacaaaaagaCAGGCAGCGAAAGCTAGGGAAGTGATTACAGGAGAATAAATCGTTGAGGTGTTGGGTGTCGTTGGGATGCGCTCCTTTAGGCCCTTGAACTCCTCCTTCGGGTTACTGTTTTAGCCATAGTCACATAGCAATTGGACACACGGGAAGGATCGGTACAACTGGCCGCCCTGCAACTGAgactcctctctctctctctctctctcacacacacacacataatcaCAGACACATTTTGAAACTGTTTTTACGAGTAAAACGCACAAATTTGATCCAATTCCCTGCTCAGGAAAGGGAAGGCGAAGGAATAAAACCTATTACTGGTGCGCGAACAGGTGCGTACTACTTTGAcctcatgtttttttttattcttcaattTTTTATCTTAGCGTATAACACTTTCAAGTTAGTTTGATTtgtctttcttcttctacgCTTCTTTGAACGCGTTTGACAACATCCTGCCAAAcgtgaaagtgtgtgtgtgttttttttttaatttttgcaatCAAAAGACACAAAGCCACTGAAAGCCAGAATTATTTCGAATTGttcgttgaaaaaaaaaaagaagattaaGGACAGGGTTTTAGCTTTGTAAGGTTTATACTATCGGGAAATGTTTGGCGtcacaaacgaaaaaagaaaaccgcgtatgaaAATAAACATCAACCAACGCAGCAAGGCTTCATCGCGTAGACGTGCAGTAGCTGAATGTAAAAGGTAAGCCCGCAATGCACTAAGACCCCACAATGCGTGGGTGCGTGTCTGGGTGTGTAAGCGCGAGAGGCTCAGGCGCACTGGGCACGATGCACATTCGCTCTTCGCACGTGTGTTGTAGCAG
The Anopheles arabiensis isolate DONGOLA chromosome X, AaraD3, whole genome shotgun sequence DNA segment above includes these coding regions:
- the LOC120906364 gene encoding translation initiation factor eIF-2B subunit epsilon; protein product: MSKAKAIENKEIVQAIVIADSYNDNFQPFTSTKPLALLPVANVPLIEYTLETLNRNGVEEVIVFCSSHIDQVKRHIADRQAARCTWSTGMRVSIISSEACRSIGEAIRDLDARNTIRGSVLLLGVESVTNADLAALLEEHKRLAKVDRGAVMTVVYKEGLRRMRTGNEVLVAHDPTTRRLLYHQRLAQHERERSFELPLDLFLANRDVAVCHGLLDPQIAVCSQAALPLFADNFDFLTRDDFVRGVLINEEILNSRIYVAKLAREEYAMRVNNWQSYHLVSLDVINRWVYPLVPDTAISEFRQQYKHYRNNVYRHRNVRLSRSCELDGDLVVGEECEIREGTYLRQSVVGRGCRIGRNCRIVNSFLLEGATVGDGTVLSHCVLERAVTVGSRCTIEPGTVLGEGVEIPDGLTVGGLLLQASEPAADEWGTTPVEKIADRAYTIPVLDEEDSDSDEEEGGSGQPALNQPHAIAPLPERYPASVYEPSDEECDSGPASPVPEDANIFLSEVVESLKRGLAEKSNAEYLILEINSSRYAYNMALCEVNYYVVKAILQIMLQQDGVATNTVGTLRRLLAYFGVVFRNYIRDRDAMMDCLKALEEMCPASETVRAKLPQLVHYLYEADLIGEQVIIEWYDGLVDAGLKAALSKLVQWLQESSEEEEEDDDDDEEEEED
- the LOC120905970 gene encoding BTB/POZ domain-containing protein KCTD5 codes for the protein MATVNLNPNGCPAATPTAVGSSTSIHSIQGKDQWVKLNVGGTCFLTTKTTLSRDPNSFLSRLIQEDSDLISDRDETGAYLIDRDPRYFAPVLNYLRHGKLVLDDGLSEEGVLEEAEFYNVTHLIGLLKDNIARREQRPAADKKRVYRVLQCQENELTQMVSTMSDGWRFEQLINIGTQYNYGTEENAEFLCVVSKECANTLIGREVESNDRAKVLQQKGSRM